The Halobellus sp. MBLA0158 genome has a window encoding:
- a CDS encoding FAD-binding and (Fe-S)-binding domain-containing protein produces the protein MPDRDSDAVPDGGVARATPARDDRSDYEYVSESVERPDLVDALSARVDGEVRFDTYTRQLYATDASAYEVTPIGVVFPTSTDDVASVVAYCADEGIPVLPRGGGTSLAGQTVNEAVVLDFTRHMDAVRDLDPDAREARVQAGTVLADLNDRAAEHGLTFGPDPAAGNRSAIGGAIGNNSTGAHSLVYEKTDHYVEEAEVVLADGTVTTFGEVEVDELRERADPDGDAEARVAAGVVELLDDHGDEIEKRYPEMKRNVSGYNLDRLHAEAEGEYGEAGVVNLARLLAGSEGTLAVVTEATVSLEPMPETKSVALLTYDSVLDTVSDVVHVLDHDPAAVELIDDVLIDLASDTSEFEDVAAKLPDRAEAALLVEFYAEDDEDGREKVRKLLADRVPGRGDDADDEDETERFAFDALEAHDKADRKELWKLRKSGLPILLGRTSDAKHISFLEDCAVPPEHLPRFVSEFQEVLEEHDTFASFYAHAGPGVLHVRPLVNTKSQTDLDAMEAIGEAVTDLVVELGGSVSGEHGDGRARTQWNRKLYGDQLWGAFRDLKTAFDPDWLLNPGQVCGDVKLTENLRFDPDYEFEAGFDSALEWDNENGMQGMVELCHGCGGCRTQQSEGGVMCPTYRAADEEITATRGRANMLRQAMSGDLPDDPTDEEFVTEVMDLCIGCKGCANDCPSEVDLAKLKAEVTHAHHQEHGSSFRSKLFANVDTLASLGSAFAPVSNWATKVPGARAVLEKTVGIATGRTLPTFERETLRDWFKARGGSRVAPDEAERRVVLLPDTYTNYSHPDVGKAAVEVLEAAGVHVDLADVTDSGRPAFSKGFLDAARETARENVDTLVPRVEDGWDVVVAEPSDAVMLQSDYGDLLSGTDVETLQANSYGVCEYLDAFRLDEEIDFDAPDRSVAYHGHCHQKATKKDHHAVGVLRRAGYDVDPLDSGCCGMAGSFGYEAEHHAMSTAIGETLKEQVDSSPAESVVAPGASCRTQLTDLGATVDRALLPRGGREREEPPTPIEALAAGLAR, from the coding sequence ATGCCTGATCGCGACAGCGATGCCGTTCCCGACGGCGGCGTGGCGCGAGCGACGCCGGCGAGAGACGACCGCTCGGACTACGAGTACGTCTCGGAGTCGGTCGAACGGCCGGACCTCGTCGACGCGCTCTCGGCCCGCGTCGACGGAGAGGTCCGCTTCGACACCTACACGCGACAGCTGTACGCCACCGACGCCAGCGCCTACGAGGTGACGCCGATCGGTGTCGTCTTCCCGACCTCGACCGACGACGTCGCGAGCGTCGTCGCCTACTGCGCCGACGAGGGGATTCCGGTCCTGCCCCGCGGCGGCGGCACGAGCCTCGCGGGCCAGACGGTCAACGAGGCCGTCGTCCTCGACTTCACGCGGCATATGGACGCCGTCCGCGACCTCGACCCCGATGCCCGCGAGGCGCGGGTCCAGGCCGGCACCGTGCTGGCGGACCTCAACGACCGCGCGGCCGAGCACGGCCTGACGTTCGGCCCGGACCCCGCGGCGGGCAACCGCAGCGCCATCGGCGGCGCCATCGGCAACAACTCCACCGGCGCGCACTCGCTCGTCTACGAGAAGACCGACCACTACGTCGAGGAGGCCGAGGTCGTCCTCGCGGACGGGACCGTCACCACCTTCGGCGAGGTCGAAGTCGACGAACTCCGCGAGCGCGCGGACCCCGACGGCGACGCCGAGGCCCGGGTCGCCGCGGGCGTCGTCGAACTCCTCGACGACCACGGCGACGAGATCGAAAAGCGCTACCCCGAGATGAAGCGGAACGTCTCGGGCTACAACCTCGATCGCCTGCACGCCGAGGCCGAAGGCGAGTACGGCGAGGCGGGCGTCGTCAACCTCGCGCGCCTGCTCGCGGGCTCGGAGGGGACCCTCGCGGTCGTCACCGAAGCGACCGTCTCTCTGGAGCCGATGCCGGAGACGAAGTCCGTCGCGCTCCTGACCTACGACAGCGTCCTCGACACCGTCAGCGACGTCGTCCACGTCCTCGACCACGACCCCGCCGCGGTCGAACTCATCGACGACGTGCTGATCGACCTCGCCTCGGACACCTCCGAGTTCGAAGACGTCGCCGCGAAGCTCCCCGACCGCGCGGAGGCGGCGCTGCTCGTGGAGTTCTACGCCGAGGACGACGAAGACGGCCGAGAGAAGGTGCGGAAACTGCTCGCGGATCGGGTGCCCGGACGGGGGGACGACGCGGACGACGAAGACGAAACCGAGCGCTTCGCCTTCGACGCGCTTGAGGCCCACGATAAAGCAGACCGGAAGGAGCTCTGGAAGCTTCGCAAATCGGGCCTGCCGATCCTGCTCGGACGGACGAGCGACGCGAAGCACATCAGTTTCCTGGAGGACTGTGCCGTCCCGCCGGAGCACCTTCCCCGATTCGTCTCCGAGTTTCAGGAGGTCCTCGAAGAACACGACACCTTCGCGTCGTTCTACGCGCACGCCGGCCCGGGCGTCCTGCACGTCCGCCCGCTCGTGAACACGAAGTCCCAGACGGACCTCGACGCGATGGAGGCCATCGGCGAGGCCGTCACCGACCTCGTCGTCGAACTCGGCGGGTCGGTCTCGGGCGAGCACGGCGACGGCCGCGCGCGGACCCAGTGGAACCGGAAGCTCTACGGCGACCAGCTGTGGGGCGCGTTCCGGGACCTCAAGACCGCCTTCGACCCCGACTGGCTCCTGAACCCGGGGCAGGTCTGCGGCGACGTGAAGCTCACCGAGAACCTCCGGTTCGACCCCGACTACGAGTTCGAGGCGGGCTTCGACTCTGCCCTCGAATGGGACAACGAGAACGGGATGCAGGGGATGGTCGAACTCTGCCACGGCTGCGGCGGCTGTCGCACCCAGCAGTCCGAGGGCGGCGTGATGTGTCCGACCTACCGCGCCGCCGACGAGGAGATCACCGCCACCCGCGGCCGGGCGAACATGCTCCGGCAGGCGATGAGCGGCGACCTCCCCGATGACCCCACGGACGAGGAGTTCGTCACCGAGGTGATGGACCTCTGTATCGGCTGCAAGGGCTGTGCGAACGACTGCCCGAGCGAGGTCGACCTCGCGAAGCTCAAAGCCGAGGTGACCCACGCTCACCACCAGGAACACGGCTCGTCGTTCCGCTCGAAGCTCTTCGCCAACGTCGACACGCTCGCCAGCCTGGGGAGCGCGTTCGCGCCCGTCTCGAACTGGGCGACGAAGGTCCCCGGGGCTCGCGCCGTCCTGGAGAAAACCGTCGGCATCGCGACCGGGCGGACGCTCCCGACGTTCGAGCGCGAGACCTTGCGAGATTGGTTCAAGGCGCGCGGCGGGTCGCGGGTCGCTCCCGACGAGGCCGAGCGCCGCGTCGTTCTCCTGCCCGACACCTACACGAACTACAGCCACCCCGACGTGGGCAAGGCCGCCGTCGAGGTCCTCGAAGCCGCGGGCGTCCACGTCGATCTCGCGGACGTCACCGACAGCGGTCGGCCGGCGTTCTCGAAGGGCTTCCTCGACGCCGCGCGCGAGACCGCGCGGGAGAACGTCGACACCCTGGTGCCCCGCGTCGAGGACGGCTGGGACGTCGTCGTCGCCGAGCCCTCCGACGCGGTGATGCTCCAGTCGGACTACGGCGACCTCCTTTCCGGCACAGACGTCGAGACGCTCCAGGCCAACAGCTACGGGGTCTGTGAGTACCTCGACGCCTTCCGGCTCGACGAGGAGATCGACTTCGACGCCCCCGACCGGTCGGTCGCCTACCACGGCCACTGCCACCAGAAGGCGACGAAGAAGGACCACCACGCGGTCGGCGTCCTCCGGCGCGCGGGCTACGACGTCGATCCCCTGGACTCGGGCTGCTGTGGGATGGCCGGGAGCTTCGGCTACGAGGCCGAGCACCACGCGATGAGCACGGCCATCGGCGAGACGCTGAAGGAACAGGTCGATTCGAGTCCCGCGGAGTCGGTCGTCGCGCCCGGCGCCTCCTGCCGGACGCAGCTCACGGACCTCGGCGCGACCGTCGACCGGGCGCTGCTCCCCCGCGGCGGCCGCGAGCGGGAGGAACCGCCGACGCCGATCGAGGCGCTGGCGGCCGGACTGGCGCGGTAG
- a CDS encoding DUF3179 domain-containing (seleno)protein, whose protein sequence is MSEAPDATTERLQAAVERLLTRDADVHAEAIEELAAAADERVVPHLVELVVIDGIANDWGSFGFPAVLRERDPPRYLELPEVRWPGVREALRELAEPDFDSDHAWVEWESWYSQQEIEPLDGFEEWKLRLYRSYLPPVGGLLDCEPREFDLQGIRWGNCDRSFLAALNAPDFVPGDAVDAGGGADAPDDADAPERYLEDDHVVFGFEIEGTAYAVPRWVLFPHELLNAELDGVPVSLTYCTLCNAPILYDRRLPGDADASHDVLTFGSSGMLASGNKVMYDEETETLWDQHAGTPIGGSILDTDPDLFLDQFAVTQTEWGEWKAEYPDTLALDLDTGYGYDYRHYDGNIDFFEHYWNREEIVQPGVRRADGPLPEKASVYGITGEGPDEVWVVPVEELRERDTGVVAGEVAGRDVVATLDATDDVAVYEAPGSTVERVADDSGVALVGDDGTRWDLARNELRGPDGETRDRIPGRHGLWFAFRTHYETAHVLE, encoded by the coding sequence ATGTCAGAGGCACCCGACGCGACGACCGAGCGACTGCAGGCGGCGGTCGAGCGACTGCTGACGCGCGACGCCGACGTCCACGCCGAAGCGATCGAGGAACTGGCCGCCGCGGCCGACGAGCGGGTCGTCCCCCACCTCGTCGAACTGGTCGTCATCGACGGCATCGCCAACGACTGGGGCTCGTTCGGCTTCCCCGCGGTGCTCCGCGAGCGCGACCCGCCGCGCTACCTCGAACTCCCGGAGGTGCGCTGGCCGGGCGTCCGCGAGGCGCTCCGCGAACTCGCCGAGCCCGACTTCGACTCCGACCACGCCTGGGTCGAGTGGGAGTCGTGGTACTCCCAGCAGGAGATCGAGCCGCTCGACGGCTTCGAGGAGTGGAAACTGCGGCTCTACCGCTCGTACCTTCCGCCCGTGGGCGGTCTGCTGGACTGCGAGCCGCGCGAGTTCGACCTCCAGGGGATCCGCTGGGGCAACTGCGACCGCTCCTTCCTCGCCGCGCTCAACGCGCCCGACTTCGTCCCCGGCGACGCGGTCGACGCGGGCGGCGGCGCCGACGCACCCGACGACGCCGACGCCCCCGAGCGCTACCTCGAAGACGACCACGTCGTCTTCGGCTTCGAGATCGAGGGGACCGCCTACGCCGTCCCGCGGTGGGTGCTCTTCCCCCACGAGCTCCTCAACGCCGAACTCGACGGCGTGCCGGTGAGCCTCACCTACTGCACGCTCTGCAACGCGCCGATCCTCTACGACCGCCGGCTGCCGGGCGACGCCGACGCGTCCCACGACGTGCTGACCTTCGGGAGCAGCGGGATGCTCGCCTCGGGCAACAAGGTGATGTACGACGAGGAGACTGAGACCCTCTGGGACCAGCACGCGGGGACGCCGATCGGCGGGTCGATCCTCGACACGGATCCCGATCTGTTCCTCGACCAGTTCGCCGTCACCCAGACCGAGTGGGGCGAGTGGAAGGCCGAGTATCCCGACACGCTCGCGCTGGACCTCGACACGGGCTACGGCTACGACTACCGCCACTACGACGGCAACATCGACTTCTTCGAGCACTACTGGAACCGCGAGGAGATCGTCCAGCCGGGAGTCAGGCGCGCCGACGGGCCGCTCCCCGAGAAGGCCTCCGTCTACGGCATCACCGGCGAGGGCCCCGACGAGGTGTGGGTCGTGCCGGTCGAGGAACTCCGCGAGCGCGACACCGGCGTCGTCGCGGGCGAAGTCGCCGGCCGCGACGTGGTCGCGACGCTCGACGCCACCGACGACGTCGCGGTCTACGAGGCTCCTGGATCGACGGTCGAGCGCGTCGCGGACGACTCGGGCGTCGCGCTCGTCGGCGACGACGGCACGCGCTGGGACCTGGCGCGGAACGAACTCCGCGGTCCCGACGGCGAGACGCGCGATCGGATTCCGGGCCGTCACGGCCTGTGGTTCGCGTTCCGAACGCACTACGAGACGGCGCACGTCCTGGAGTAG
- a CDS encoding class 1 fructose-bisphosphatase has protein sequence MRDDATPTEAESTGETVEAVLDTVARSAPDIRQGLPGRRAAIEAENPSGESQKAADVYADELLCDRLGDIDGVGVYASEERPDPVEVGSGLSVCVDPLDGSSNLEPNAAMGTIVAVYDGALPATGDELVAAAYVLYGATTTMMVAREGEVTEYVVHPDGEYEIAQADVTIPEEPSVYGFGGRVPHWVDDFESFAREVESDPSMKLRYGGAMIGDVNQVLTYGGIFAYPTLSNAPEGKLRVQFEGYPVGYIVETAGGASSDGAQSLLDVEKDDLHARTPVYVGSEDLVDDLEAALEE, from the coding sequence ATGAGAGACGACGCCACCCCGACCGAGGCCGAATCGACCGGCGAGACAGTCGAGGCCGTCCTCGACACCGTCGCGCGCTCCGCGCCGGACATCCGGCAGGGGCTCCCCGGCCGCCGCGCCGCGATCGAGGCGGAGAACCCCTCCGGCGAGTCCCAGAAGGCCGCCGACGTCTACGCCGACGAACTGCTCTGCGACCGACTCGGCGACATCGACGGCGTCGGTGTCTACGCGAGCGAGGAGCGCCCCGACCCCGTCGAGGTCGGTTCGGGCCTGTCGGTCTGTGTCGATCCGCTCGACGGCTCCTCGAACCTCGAACCCAACGCCGCGATGGGGACGATCGTCGCCGTCTACGACGGGGCGCTCCCGGCGACCGGCGACGAGCTGGTCGCCGCGGCGTACGTACTCTACGGCGCGACGACGACGATGATGGTCGCCCGCGAGGGGGAAGTCACCGAGTACGTCGTCCATCCCGACGGCGAGTACGAGATCGCCCAGGCGGACGTCACCATCCCCGAGGAGCCGTCGGTGTACGGCTTCGGCGGGCGCGTCCCCCACTGGGTCGACGACTTCGAGTCCTTCGCCCGCGAGGTCGAGTCCGATCCGTCGATGAAACTCCGGTACGGCGGCGCGATGATCGGCGACGTCAATCAGGTGCTCACCTACGGCGGGATCTTCGCGTACCCGACGCTCTCGAACGCGCCCGAGGGGAAACTCCGAGTCCAGTTCGAGGGCTATCCCGTGGGCTACATCGTCGAGACCGCCGGCGGCGCGTCCTCCGACGGCGCGCAGTCGCTCCTCGACGTCGAGAAGGACGACCTCCACGCGCGGACTCCGGTCTACGTCGGGAGCGAGGACCTCGTCGACGACCTCGAAGCGGCGCTGGAAGAGTGA
- a CDS encoding DUF7409 domain-containing protein: protein MTGDRETEGDGEAAGDGLDPETVVGPGDEAPAVGSESESDHDGDGDGNGVGTADIPLPWNTVSDSATESEEATDDTDTDADAEAEADADDPTSGARPVPDSFEDLRFVGPKTAPILADSGVSIADICEKRVSYRDLTEAGVNPGVAAKIRREHSLSWSLDGGGTDLDRRSSQIRGLDDAERAWIAESSGWSTGGEDDAAAETDGSGDATAGEAAWRAQTDAGVPEAGNGESSSGAESRSGSESETANGEAPATAGEAAWRAESGVASDDDESAAGDSVGSDTATDSESAWRRRSAPTPLTAVAGFDSEVTTTLRKAGIGSVRRLATADPESVADALELDPERVRAWRDRARDHESSDEK, encoded by the coding sequence GTGACCGGAGACAGGGAGACCGAGGGGGACGGCGAGGCGGCCGGTGACGGTCTCGATCCCGAGACCGTCGTGGGACCGGGAGACGAGGCGCCGGCCGTCGGGAGCGAAAGCGAGAGCGACCACGACGGAGACGGGGACGGAAACGGGGTCGGGACCGCCGACATTCCGCTTCCGTGGAATACCGTCTCGGATAGCGCGACAGAATCCGAAGAAGCGACCGACGACACTGATACCGATGCCGACGCCGAGGCAGAGGCCGACGCCGACGACCCGACCTCCGGGGCCAGACCCGTCCCCGACTCGTTCGAGGACCTCCGGTTCGTGGGGCCGAAGACCGCGCCGATCCTGGCGGACTCGGGCGTCTCGATCGCCGACATCTGCGAGAAGCGGGTCTCCTACCGGGACCTGACCGAGGCCGGCGTCAACCCCGGCGTCGCCGCCAAGATCCGCCGCGAGCACTCGCTGTCGTGGTCGCTCGACGGCGGCGGGACCGACCTCGATCGGCGCTCCTCACAGATCCGCGGCCTCGACGACGCCGAGCGCGCCTGGATCGCCGAGTCGTCCGGGTGGTCCACCGGCGGCGAGGACGACGCGGCCGCCGAGACCGACGGTTCGGGCGACGCGACCGCTGGCGAGGCCGCTTGGCGGGCCCAGACCGACGCCGGCGTCCCGGAAGCAGGGAACGGCGAGTCGTCATCAGGCGCCGAGAGCAGGAGCGGGAGCGAAAGCGAGACCGCAAACGGAGAGGCGCCCGCGACCGCCGGAGAAGCCGCCTGGCGCGCCGAGAGCGGCGTCGCGTCCGACGACGACGAATCCGCGGCGGGGGACTCAGTCGGCTCCGATACGGCGACCGATTCGGAATCCGCGTGGCGCCGACGGAGCGCGCCGACGCCGCTGACGGCGGTCGCGGGCTTCGACAGCGAGGTTACGACGACGCTCCGGAAGGCCGGGATCGGCTCGGTCCGCCGGCTCGCGACGGCCGACCCCGAGAGCGTCGCCGACGCGCTCGAACTCGATCCCGAACGCGTGCGGGCCTGGCGCGACCGCGCCCGCGACCACGAATCGAGCGACGAAAAGTAG
- a CDS encoding ABC transporter ATP-binding protein → MATIRVEGLRKTYGDFPAVVGSDFTVEGGEIFGIVGPNGAGKTTTLKMLAGLVEPSGGTAEVAGYDAGDPEMRRNLGFLPEESPLYEDMTPRSYLQFFADLYDVPREAARERTESTLDRLELEHRERRLGDMSKGMKRKVAIARSLVNDPDLLIYDEPASGLDPLTTNYVLEFTRELADRGKTVVFSAHNLYHVESVCDRIVIMNRGEIIARGTVPEIREAYGTTRYHVFTTVPVAGADRDERAEGERYRAVVDDMDAVEEVRERAAAAGGEVVDIRTREQSLEDIFLDLAAETPPEAAAGRGRGPAERDAEAAEPRGASTGSVAGTGEERERSGGGTR, encoded by the coding sequence ATGGCGACGATACGCGTCGAGGGGCTCAGGAAGACCTACGGCGATTTCCCGGCCGTGGTGGGCAGCGACTTCACCGTCGAGGGCGGCGAGATCTTCGGCATTGTCGGGCCGAACGGCGCCGGCAAGACCACGACGCTGAAGATGCTCGCGGGCCTCGTCGAGCCCTCCGGTGGAACCGCCGAGGTCGCCGGCTACGACGCCGGCGACCCGGAGATGCGGCGGAACCTCGGCTTCCTGCCCGAGGAGTCGCCCCTCTATGAGGATATGACGCCCCGGTCGTACCTCCAGTTCTTCGCGGACCTCTACGACGTCCCGCGCGAGGCCGCGCGCGAGCGGACCGAGTCGACGCTCGACCGGCTGGAGCTAGAGCACCGCGAGCGGCGGCTCGGCGATATGTCGAAGGGGATGAAGCGCAAGGTCGCGATCGCGCGCTCGCTCGTCAACGATCCCGACCTCTTGATCTACGACGAGCCGGCCTCGGGGCTGGACCCGCTGACGACGAACTACGTGCTCGAATTCACCCGCGAGCTCGCCGACCGCGGCAAGACCGTCGTGTTCAGCGCCCACAACCTCTATCACGTCGAGAGCGTCTGCGACAGAATCGTGATTATGAACCGCGGCGAAATCATCGCCCGCGGGACCGTCCCGGAGATCCGCGAGGCCTACGGGACCACCCGGTACCACGTCTTCACCACCGTCCCCGTCGCGGGCGCCGACCGCGACGAGCGCGCCGAAGGCGAGCGTTACCGCGCGGTCGTCGACGATATGGACGCCGTCGAGGAGGTCCGCGAGCGCGCGGCCGCCGCGGGCGGCGAGGTCGTCGACATCCGGACGCGCGAGCAGAGCCTCGAAGACATCTTCCTCGACCTCGCCGCGGAGACGCCACCCGAGGCCGCCGCGGGGCGCGGACGCGGACCCGCCGAACGCGACGCCGAAGCGGCCGAACCCCGCGGCGCGTCGACTGGGTCCGTTGCGGGAACGGGAGAAGAACGCGAGCGCAGCGGAGGAGGAACGCGGTGA
- a CDS encoding PrsW family intramembrane metalloprotease: MRRSLRDHLSAVGRIARWEVERSAGVLDRRTAILTVVALLLAGTVVGAGVLAGGVALDRDIYRVGVAEDSPYRAPVERSVALEARPPDPEALRGGDLEVLIGDDSVRIADTPKGRAALSEFRSAVRSHNVGLMQSQENGSAAFPVVVVLQYVSRSSGLPEGATVDDGDGSGGGGAGSGSGGDGSGGAADGGADEADSDGDAGSSGPLGVPALGGINPLGTDTSGSPAEISPPFPFGSLVLAFAFLVPMNFVVQAYGSTMLNERINRRGELLLVAPVSPGDIVAGKTLPYLGAMVALTALVALGVGGSLVSVAAVLPIALVFLAATFAGAMFARSFKELTFVTVTVSVFLTAYTFVPAIFANVTPIALISPLTIVVRDLQPFQSVTPGAFLFATAPFALCAGILFLLGIGIYREEDLFTQRAVPLKLLDALDARVSRPRDVAVVSGLSIPFVFVAELLAVAVLFALPVSITIPVVLVVVALVEEVAKSLHIFAAFESGRFDRTRRVALGLGALSGLGFFVGEKFTAVAQVVGLPEIALGQAAFATSGIGVFSALGLLFAPLVLHVVTAGLTALGARRDLRWYAVAFVGSVLLHTAYNLTVVSRFG, from the coding sequence GTGAGGCGTTCGCTCCGTGATCACCTCTCGGCCGTCGGGCGGATCGCCCGCTGGGAGGTCGAGCGCTCCGCGGGCGTCCTCGACCGGCGGACGGCGATCCTCACCGTCGTCGCGCTCCTGCTCGCGGGCACCGTCGTCGGCGCCGGCGTCCTCGCGGGCGGCGTCGCACTCGACCGCGACATCTACCGCGTCGGCGTCGCCGAGGACAGTCCCTACCGCGCGCCCGTCGAGCGCAGCGTGGCGCTGGAGGCGCGTCCGCCCGACCCCGAGGCGCTCCGCGGCGGCGATCTTGAGGTGCTCATCGGCGACGACAGCGTCCGGATCGCCGACACGCCGAAGGGCCGCGCCGCGCTGTCGGAGTTCCGCTCGGCGGTGCGGTCCCACAACGTCGGCCTGATGCAGTCCCAGGAGAACGGCTCTGCGGCCTTTCCCGTCGTGGTCGTCCTCCAGTACGTCTCCCGCTCGTCCGGCCTCCCCGAGGGCGCGACGGTCGACGACGGCGACGGTAGCGGAGGCGGAGGCGCCGGAAGCGGATCGGGCGGTGACGGGTCCGGCGGCGCCGCGGACGGCGGGGCCGACGAGGCGGACTCGGACGGCGACGCCGGATCGAGCGGCCCGCTCGGCGTGCCCGCGCTCGGCGGCATCAATCCGCTCGGGACCGACACGTCCGGATCCCCCGCGGAGATCAGCCCGCCGTTCCCCTTCGGCTCGCTCGTGCTCGCCTTCGCCTTCCTGGTCCCGATGAACTTCGTCGTCCAGGCCTACGGGAGCACGATGCTCAACGAGCGGATCAACCGTCGCGGCGAACTGCTCCTCGTGGCGCCGGTCTCGCCCGGCGACATCGTGGCCGGGAAGACGCTGCCGTACCTGGGCGCGATGGTCGCCCTGACTGCGCTCGTCGCGCTCGGCGTCGGCGGCAGCCTCGTCTCCGTCGCCGCGGTGCTGCCGATCGCGCTCGTGTTCCTGGCGGCGACGTTCGCGGGCGCGATGTTCGCGCGGTCGTTCAAGGAGCTCACCTTCGTCACGGTCACCGTCTCGGTGTTCCTGACCGCCTACACGTTCGTCCCGGCCATCTTCGCGAACGTGACGCCGATCGCGCTCATCTCTCCGCTCACCATCGTCGTACGCGACCTCCAGCCCTTCCAGTCTGTGACGCCCGGGGCGTTCCTCTTCGCGACGGCACCGTTCGCGCTCTGTGCCGGGATCCTGTTCCTGCTCGGGATCGGGATCTACCGCGAGGAGGACCTCTTCACGCAGCGCGCGGTCCCGCTGAAACTGCTGGACGCCCTCGACGCGCGGGTGTCGCGCCCGCGGGACGTCGCCGTCGTCTCGGGGCTGTCGATCCCGTTCGTCTTCGTCGCCGAACTGCTCGCGGTCGCGGTGCTGTTTGCGCTCCCGGTGTCGATCACGATCCCGGTCGTCCTCGTCGTCGTCGCGCTCGTCGAGGAAGTCGCAAAGAGCCTCCATATCTTCGCGGCGTTCGAGAGCGGGCGCTTCGACCGGACGCGACGCGTCGCGCTCGGCCTCGGGGCGCTCTCGGGCCTGGGCTTTTTCGTCGGCGAGAAGTTCACCGCCGTCGCGCAGGTGGTCGGGCTGCCCGAGATCGCGCTGGGGCAGGCCGCGTTCGCGACGAGCGGGATCGGCGTCTTCTCGGCGCTCGGGCTGCTCTTCGCGCCGCTCGTGCTCCACGTCGTCACCGCGGGCCTCACCGCGCTCGGCGCGCGGCGCGACCTGCGGTGGTACGCGGTCGCCTTCGTCGGCAGCGTGCTGCTTCACACGGCCTACAACCTCACGGTGGTGAGTCGCTTTGGCTGA
- a CDS encoding ABC transporter permease: MAERDPRFTIARRELGSLRKEKTIVLALALQLFIAAFSSFLVVGLVSLYDPGQVEGAEVDVAVTGDAAEDLIRASREVRGVDAQYYRSEETALRAFHEYEATGVDAVLVAETRDERVFVRAVAPDGNVQTTIVVVQLRDVLRSFERLERTQRAAYLDSLPLELPPEASSSPYFGFTYTVLLPLLLFLPVFISGSIAVDALTEEIDRGTLELLRVAPVSLTDVVDGKLLAAAGLAPVQAALWVLLLELNGTSVSAIPALIALVAALALLVCSVGAATALLAPERRSAQFLYSIGVLLVFGGTAVFPNGPINAAARLAIGSGGTVEYVAVGAIGLVAVVAYGGLRRLVGRVDADAL; the protein is encoded by the coding sequence TTGGCTGAGCGCGACCCCCGCTTCACGATCGCGCGCCGCGAACTGGGGAGCCTGCGGAAGGAGAAGACGATCGTCCTCGCGCTCGCCCTTCAGTTGTTCATCGCGGCGTTCTCCTCGTTCCTGGTCGTCGGGCTCGTGTCGCTGTACGACCCCGGTCAGGTCGAGGGCGCCGAGGTCGACGTCGCGGTCACCGGCGACGCCGCCGAGGACCTGATCCGCGCCTCCCGGGAGGTCCGCGGGGTCGACGCGCAGTACTACCGCTCCGAGGAGACGGCGCTGCGTGCCTTCCACGAGTACGAGGCGACCGGCGTCGACGCGGTGTTGGTAGCGGAGACGCGCGACGAGCGGGTGTTCGTCAGGGCGGTCGCGCCCGACGGCAACGTCCAGACGACGATCGTCGTCGTCCAGTTACGCGACGTGCTGCGCTCCTTCGAGCGGCTGGAGCGCACCCAGCGCGCGGCGTACCTCGACTCCCTGCCGCTGGAGCTGCCGCCGGAGGCCTCGTCGAGCCCGTACTTCGGCTTCACCTACACCGTGCTCCTGCCGCTCCTGCTCTTCCTGCCGGTGTTCATCTCGGGGTCGATCGCGGTCGACGCGCTGACAGAAGAGATCGACCGCGGCACGCTGGAACTGCTCCGGGTGGCGCCCGTCTCGCTGACCGACGTCGTCGACGGGAAGCTGCTCGCGGCGGCCGGGCTGGCGCCGGTCCAGGCCGCGCTGTGGGTCCTCCTCCTGGAACTCAACGGGACGAGCGTCTCCGCGATCCCGGCGCTGATCGCGCTGGTGGCCGCGCTGGCGCTGCTCGTCTGTTCGGTCGGCGCGGCGACGGCGCTGCTCGCGCCCGAGCGCCGGAGCGCGCAGTTCCTCTACTCGATCGGCGTCCTGCTCGTCTTTGGCGGGACCGCGGTGTTCCCGAACGGGCCGATCAACGCCGCCGCGCGGCTCGCCATTGGGAGCGGCGGCACGGTCGAGTACGTCGCGGTCGGAGCGATCGGCCTCGTCGCGGTCGTCGCCTACGGTGGCCTCCGGCGGCTCGTCGGACGCGTCGACGCCGACGCGCTCTGA
- a CDS encoding DUF5798 family protein encodes MGLGGTAKKLQKVTDMAEEVYTRLNDLRDQVVEMRETTQETKARVDRLEAESAEMRALLEALAEEEGIDVESVTAEAHISEAERSDDGDGQADGDEHSDGNSADADE; translated from the coding sequence ATGGGACTCGGAGGCACGGCGAAGAAGCTCCAGAAGGTGACCGATATGGCAGAGGAGGTCTACACCCGCTTGAACGACCTCCGGGACCAGGTCGTCGAGATGCGCGAGACGACCCAGGAGACGAAGGCGCGGGTCGACCGCCTCGAAGCCGAGAGCGCGGAGATGCGCGCGCTGCTCGAAGCGCTCGCCGAGGAGGAAGGCATCGACGTCGAGAGCGTGACCGCCGAGGCGCACATCTCCGAGGCCGAGCGATCGGACGACGGAGACGGCCAAGCCGACGGCGACGAGCACTCGGACGGAAACTCGGCCGACGCCGACGAGTAG